From the genome of Pseudomonas sihuiensis:
GATCGCCCCGGATTTCATCCGGGCTACGGTCAGGCTGGCGTCAGTTCGAACGGCGCCTGGTTGAAGCCCGTTTCGTCGACCTGCAGCGCCCAGCCCTGACGGTCCCAGTCCCCCAGCACGATGCGCCGTGCCGGTTGGCCGTTGACTTCCAGCTCATGCACCGCCGGCCTGTGGGTGTGGCCATGGATCAGCGTGCGCACGCTGTGCTCGGCCATCACCTTGACCACTTCCTGTGGTGTGACGTCGACAATCTCGCTGGCTTTCATTCGCGTCTGTGCGCGGCTTTCGTTGCGCAGCTTGCGCGCCAGCTTCTGTCGCGTGCTCAGTGGCAGGTTGCGCAGGATCAGCAGCGACAGCGGATTGCGCAGCCAGCGGCGCAGCTTCATGTAGCCGACATCGAGGGTGCACAGGCTGTCGCCGTGCATCAGCAGTACCGGCTCGCCATTCACCTGCAGTTTGTGCGGATCACTCAACAGGGTGCAGCCCGCTTCGCGGCAGAACGCCTTGCCGATGAGAAAGTCGCGATTACCGTGCATCAGGTAGATGTGCGTGCCGGCGTCGCTCAGTTCGCGCAGGGCGCCGGCGATCTCATGCTGGAAGGGCGTCATGCCATCGTCGCCGATCCAGACCTCGAAGAAGTCACCGAGGATGTACAGGGCTTCGGCTTGAGGTGCGCGCGTAGCGAGAAAATGCAGAAACGCCCGGGTGATGTCCGGGCGTTTCTCTTCGAGATGCAGATCGGAGATCAGCAGGATCATCGACTTACTCGGCTACGATTTCAGCCTTCTCGATGATCACGTCGTCGACCGGTACATCCTGATGACCGGCTTTCATGGTGGTGGCCACGCCCTTGATCTTTTCGACCACGTCCATGC
Proteins encoded in this window:
- the lpxH gene encoding UDP-2,3-diacylglucosamine diphosphatase, whose amino-acid sequence is MILLISDLHLEEKRPDITRAFLHFLATRAPQAEALYILGDFFEVWIGDDGMTPFQHEIAGALRELSDAGTHIYLMHGNRDFLIGKAFCREAGCTLLSDPHKLQVNGEPVLLMHGDSLCTLDVGYMKLRRWLRNPLSLLILRNLPLSTRQKLARKLRNESRAQTRMKASEIVDVTPQEVVKVMAEHSVRTLIHGHTHRPAVHELEVNGQPARRIVLGDWDRQGWALQVDETGFNQAPFELTPA